In one window of Microtus ochrogaster isolate Prairie Vole_2 unplaced genomic scaffold, MicOch1.0 UNK56, whole genome shotgun sequence DNA:
- the Tmem216 gene encoding transmembrane protein 216 isoform X2 yields MLLLYLGIEVIRLFFGSKGNLCQRKMPLGISVALTFPSAMMASYYLLLQTYVLRLEAIMNSILLFFCGSELLLEILTLATFSSMERI; encoded by the exons ATGCTGCTCCTTTATCTTGGCATTGAAGTAATACGACTGTTTTTTG GTTCAAAGGGAAACCTCTGCCAGCGAAAGATGCCCCTTGGCATTAGTGTGGCCTTGACCTTCCCATCTGCCATGATGGCTTCGTATTACCTGCTGCTGCAGACCTATGTGCTCCGCCTAGAAGCTATCATGAACAGCATCTTGCTCTTCTTTTGTGGCTCAGAGCTACTGCTTGAGATACTCACGTTGGCCACCTTTTCCAG tATGGAGAGGATCTGA
- the Tmem216 gene encoding transmembrane protein 216 isoform X1, whose translation MAPRDKRLSSTPLEVLFFLNGWYYATYFLLELLIFLYKGLLLPYPTANLVLDVVMLLLYLGIEVIRLFFGSKGNLCQRKMPLGISVALTFPSAMMASYYLLLQTYVLRLEAIMNSILLFFCGSELLLEILTLATFSSMERI comes from the exons ATGGCGCCGCGAG ataaaaggttgtcctcaacccctctggaAGTCCTGTTCTTTCTGAATGGGTGGTACTATGCCACCTATTTCCTGCTGGAGCTCCTCATTTTCCTGTATAAAG GTCTCTTGCTGCCGTACCCAACAGCCAATCTAGTCTTGGATGTGGTGATGCTGCTCCTTTATCTTGGCATTGAAGTAATACGACTGTTTTTTG GTTCAAAGGGAAACCTCTGCCAGCGAAAGATGCCCCTTGGCATTAGTGTGGCCTTGACCTTCCCATCTGCCATGATGGCTTCGTATTACCTGCTGCTGCAGACCTATGTGCTCCGCCTAGAAGCTATCATGAACAGCATCTTGCTCTTCTTTTGTGGCTCAGAGCTACTGCTTGAGATACTCACGTTGGCCACCTTTTCCAG tATGGAGAGGATCTGA